The genomic window GTTTGGGCGATATGGCAACCTATATTAACGGTTATGCTTTCAAGCCGATTGATTGGGGTACGAAGGGGTTGCCAATTATCCGTATACAGAATTTGACTGATACCGGGAAAGAATATAATTATTATGATGGGGAAGTTAAGGAGAAGTATTTAGTAAAAAAAGGTGATGTGCTCATTTCTTGGTCAGCAAGCATTGGAGTATTTGAATGGGAGAAAGAAGATGCGTGGTTAAATCAGCATATTTTCAAGGTTGTGTTCGATAAGGGGGAGGTTGATAAACAGTACTTTAAGTATGTTACAGGCTATGTACTGAAAAAGTCCTTGCAGCATGCTCATGGCTCTACCATGAAGCACCTGACCAGGGGCACGTTTGACAAATTACCAATTCCCATATATGACCTAAAAGAACAAAGGGTTATTGCTGAAAAAATAGGTAAAGTTGATGAAGCTATTGCCGAATGTGACGCAATGTTAGCGGATTTTGATTTGCTTGTCAAATCACGGTTTATCGAGATGTTTGGTGACCCAGTGACTAATGACATGAACTGGGAAACAGATATATTAAAGAATCTTGGTGAGCTAAATCGTGGTGTATCAAAACATCGTCCAAGAAATGCCCCCGAATTGTTAGGTGGCCCATATCCATTAGTGCAGACAGGCGATGTTTCTAACGCCGACACCTACATCAATGATTACTCGTCAACTTATTCTGAGATAGGTTTGAAACAGAGTCGTATGTGGTCTAAAGGTACATTGTGTATAACTATTGCTGCTAATATCGCTCAAACAGGCATACTTACATTTGATGCTTGTTTCCCTGATAGTGTTGTTGGCTTTATCTCTGGCAGCAGAACCAATCAGATGTATATGCACTATTGGTTTTCCTTCTTCCAGAAAATACTTGAGGAACAAGCTCCGCAAAGTGCCCAAAAGAACATCAACCTGCAAATTCTTAGCAACTTGTCTGTAATGGTGCCCCCCCTTGAACTTCAAGAGAAGTTTGCGAAGTTTGTCGAACTCGCCTACAAATCGAAATTGACCATCCAGAAGTCAATGGATAACCTTCAGGAGCTGCGGAACTCTTTGTTGCAGGAGTATTTCGGCTGACAATCGAATATAGTACATATTGACTATAAGGAGAGGAGGATTGGTTATGGGTTCAAATTTTTCATTCCTGC from Selenomonas sp. AB3002 includes these protein-coding regions:
- a CDS encoding restriction endonuclease subunit S; translation: MRKTICLGDMATYINGYAFKPIDWGTKGLPIIRIQNLTDTGKEYNYYDGEVKEKYLVKKGDVLISWSASIGVFEWEKEDAWLNQHIFKVVFDKGEVDKQYFKYVTGYVLKKSLQHAHGSTMKHLTRGTFDKLPIPIYDLKEQRVIAEKIGKVDEAIAECDAMLADFDLLVKSRFIEMFGDPVTNDMNWETDILKNLGELNRGVSKHRPRNAPELLGGPYPLVQTGDVSNADTYINDYSSTYSEIGLKQSRMWSKGTLCITIAANIAQTGILTFDACFPDSVVGFISGSRTNQMYMHYWFSFFQKILEEQAPQSAQKNINLQILSNLSVMVPPLELQEKFAKFVELAYKSKLTIQKSMDNLQELRNSLLQEYFG